The nucleotide window TGGTTTTCCAACTCTGAGATTAGTAAGAGTGAGAATAGGAAATGTATATTTGAATAATCTGCAGGCCGGAGAAGTGGAAGAAGTTGAGAACTTCAATATCAATGACAATTTCAATGTTGAAAGTCAAACAATCTAAATAGTACTGATTCCCATCTGCAATCAAAAATCGTTAATCAAAAATCAAAAATCATAATGCTAAACATCGTTCTCGTAGAACCTGAAATACCAAATAATACCGGAAATATAGGCCGTTTGTGCGTAGGTACTGAAAGCCGACTACATTTAATCCATCCTTTTGGTTTTGTAATCAATGATAAAAACCTAAAACGTTCCGGACTTGATTACTGGGTGCATCTAGATGTCACCGAATACCAAAATGTCGAAGAATGGATGCAGCAAATTCCAGATAAATCAAGGGTTTTCCTGATGAGTTCCCATGCTTCTACATCAATTTATGACGCAAAATTTCAAGACGGGGATTGGCTGGTTTTTGGAAAGGAAAGTGTTGGTTTAAGCCCCGAAGTTATGGTATTGTTTGAAAATTATTTGACTATTCCGATGTCATCGTTAATCAGAAGTTTTAATATCGCCAATTCCGTTGCCTTTGTTGTTGGTGAAGCGAAGAGGCAGATTGGATTGAATCTCTAGTGTTAAGCGTTTAGATTCCATTTTGTTATAAAGAGAACCTGCTTTTTAAAGAGAAATTTCATATATTTGAGATAGGCATTCTTCTGTCTTAAATCTCATTTTATGATAGATAACGTTACCCTTCGAAGTACTATTTTTAGACATCTGGACGGTTTAGTAACTGCTCCTGTGGCGTTTTCTTTGCATAAAAAAGGAGTTCTGGCCTATATCTTGGAAAGAAAAGAAATATGCCTTTCCGAACTTTCTTCCAAATTCAAAACCAACGAAGGTTATCTCAATGTGGCACTGCGAACGTTGGCTTCGCAAGGTTTTCTCGATTATTATGTTAACACAAAGACCGATCTGATCGCTTTTCGTATTAATGAAAAGAGCGAAACTGCTTTTTCGTTATTTCCATTGTATAAAGATGTGGTCGATTTACTGCAATCTTCTGCTGATTTGCGTCCGAAATTATTTGAAGGAGACCTTTTCACTCAGATGAAATTAATATTTGAAAAGTGCCAAAATAATTATGGAATCTCATTATCCGATGATAATTTAACCAATCAAATTCAGCATCAAATCCTTAAGCATATCGAGGGTTTTTTGGTGGGGCAAATAACGGTTCATTTGGGGATGAGCGGGATGTTTCATAAATATTTTATGGAAATATCGTTTAGTCCGGAAGAATTTCATAAATCTCCCGAAAACTTCAAAATTGTGCTTAATTTTTTGTCCCATTTGGGATGGTTTTCTAGAAAAAATGGAAATTACCAGTTTACCGAAACTGGTTTGTTTTTTGCCAAAAGAGCTTCGGCTTATGGCGTGACCGTTTCCTATTTGCCCACTTTCAGGAAAATGGACGAATTGATTTTTGGTAATCCTAATATTTTAAGAATTGTTGGGGAAGGAGAAGATGAGATTCATGTAGACCGCGAAATGAACGTATGGGGAAGCGGTGGCGCACATGATACTTATTTTAAAGTTGTCGATGAAATTATCATCAAGCTGTTTAATTTGCCGATAGAGGAACAACCCAAAGGGATTTTGGACATGGGTTGTGGTAACGGTGCTTTTCTAGAACATGTTTTTGACGTGATTGACCGTCAGACTTTGAGAGGGAAAATGCTTGATAAATACCCTTTGTTTTTAGTCGGAGCCGATTATAATCAGACAGCGCTCAAAGTAACGAGAGCTAATTTGATTAAAGCCGATATTTGGGCGAAAGTGATTTGGGGAGATATAGGCCGCCCCGATTTGCTGGCAAGTGATTTAAAGGAAAATTACAATATTGATTTACAGGATTTGCTCAATGTGAGGACTTTTCTCGACCACAACCGGATTTGGGAAATGCCGAAACAAATCAATAAAGAAAGAATAAGCAGTTCGACTGGTGCATTTGCAGATAGAGGTGCTCGGATAAGCAATAACTTGGTGGAAGATAATTTATTGGAACATTTCTCAAAATGGTCACCTTATGTTCATAAATTCGGATTGCTAATCATCGAATTGCACACGATACCACCTAATTTGGCAGCTCAGAATATCGGAAAAACGGCCGCAACGGCTTATGATACTACGCATGGTTTTTCAGATCAATACATTGTCGAAATTGATGTACTGCACAAAATTGCGGGAGAAGCGGGATTATTTCCTGATCTCAATTATTTTAAAAAATTCCCTGATTCGGAAATAG belongs to Flavobacterium aquiphilum and includes:
- a CDS encoding class I SAM-dependent methyltransferase — encoded protein: MIDNVTLRSTIFRHLDGLVTAPVAFSLHKKGVLAYILERKEICLSELSSKFKTNEGYLNVALRTLASQGFLDYYVNTKTDLIAFRINEKSETAFSLFPLYKDVVDLLQSSADLRPKLFEGDLFTQMKLIFEKCQNNYGISLSDDNLTNQIQHQILKHIEGFLVGQITVHLGMSGMFHKYFMEISFSPEEFHKSPENFKIVLNFLSHLGWFSRKNGNYQFTETGLFFAKRASAYGVTVSYLPTFRKMDELIFGNPNILRIVGEGEDEIHVDREMNVWGSGGAHDTYFKVVDEIIIKLFNLPIEEQPKGILDMGCGNGAFLEHVFDVIDRQTLRGKMLDKYPLFLVGADYNQTALKVTRANLIKADIWAKVIWGDIGRPDLLASDLKENYNIDLQDLLNVRTFLDHNRIWEMPKQINKERISSSTGAFADRGARISNNLVEDNLLEHFSKWSPYVHKFGLLIIELHTIPPNLAAQNIGKTAATAYDTTHGFSDQYIVEIDVLHKIAGEAGLFPDLNYFKKFPDSEIATVSVNLLKGK
- a CDS encoding tRNA (cytidine(34)-2'-O)-methyltransferase codes for the protein MLNIVLVEPEIPNNTGNIGRLCVGTESRLHLIHPFGFVINDKNLKRSGLDYWVHLDVTEYQNVEEWMQQIPDKSRVFLMSSHASTSIYDAKFQDGDWLVFGKESVGLSPEVMVLFENYLTIPMSSLIRSFNIANSVAFVVGEAKRQIGLNL